Proteins encoded together in one Nyctibius grandis isolate bNycGra1 chromosome 1, bNycGra1.pri, whole genome shotgun sequence window:
- the OST4 gene encoding dolichyl-diphosphooligosaccharide--protein glycosyltransferase subunit 4 — MVTDVQLAIFANMLGVSLFLLVVLYHYVAVNNPKKPE; from the coding sequence ATGGTGACCGACGTGCAGCTCGCCATCTTCGCCAACATGCTGGGCGTCTCGCTCTTCCTCCTCGTCGTGCTCTACCACTACGTGGCCGTCAACAACCCCAAGAAGCCGGAGTGA